The proteins below are encoded in one region of Zerene cesonia ecotype Mississippi chromosome 10, Zerene_cesonia_1.1, whole genome shotgun sequence:
- the LOC119829675 gene encoding calcium and integrin-binding family member 3-like — translation MGNKVVTFTEQQLEDYQDCTFFTRKEILRVFKRFREVNPELVPKSMTDNEAHTIAVPVDQIEKLPELKENPFKRRICQVFSHDGSGNLTFEDFLDMMSVFSEAAPRDIKAWYAFRIYDLDDDTYIGREDLLEATQLLTKGELQQHEREEIVASVLDEADVDGDGRLSFMDFEHVVVRAPDFLSTFHIRV, via the exons ATGGGCAACAAAGTTGTGACCTTCACGGAACAACAACTGGAGGATTATCAG GACTGTACGTTCTTCACGCGAAAAGAAATACTTAG GGTGTTTAAGAGGTTCAGAGAAGTGAACCCAGAACTGGTGCCGAAAAGTATGACGGATAACGAAGCTCACACAATCGCAGTCCCCGTAgatcaaatagaaaaattaccAGAATTAAAG GAAAACCCGTTCAAGCGCCGCATCTGCCAGGTATTTTCCCACGACGGTTCCGGCAACCTTACATTTGAGGATTTCTTGGATATGATGTCGGTATTCAGTGAGGCGGCTCCGCGGGATATCAAAGCTTG GTACGCGTTCCGAATTTACGATCTGGACGACGACACGTATATCGGCCGAGAGGACCTTCTAGAAGCTACCCAGTTACTAACTAAGGGCGAGCTGCAGCAGCACGAGAGAGAGGAGATAGTCGCCAGCGTGCTGGATGAAGCGGACGTGGATGGTGATGGCAGACTGTCGTTTATGGACTTCGAACATGTAGTTGTGAGAGCGCCGGACTTTTTGTCTACTTTTCATATAAGAGTGTAA